The following coding sequences lie in one Tichowtungia aerotolerans genomic window:
- a CDS encoding glycoside hydrolase family protein: MTAASWSLGVLSENDTVYFSEDGWTVRNEVAATAASGSVGLTHVFFNSNIANDFRLFSNSDSARLRVTGRIRILEGVTGKVNLDGRWNFRDTDLNVDHYGNNTLEISWMMEETSGTPNASLNYYGNNMNPIVIRPGTAGTGKSDYTGRTALGNVDVELSVVADAAGGGLGLGADIRLNNARLALIDGGTLSNDQVTITGSTSVFDVSGRTTGGYSYNGVLRGFSGKVVGNLSLSGELRAGDETGGIGTLAFEDELEIASGCSVYMDLTNSVDGAFDVLSGNGTGVLAVDSGSTWVFDFSGWDGDELSNGTAIPVLSDWAGISGASVNITTVDLPSGYDLDTSVLFDSGTVTMNDVGGAPAMDIVSDRDQVVICLDGGSGRTYTVQKAADLVGGGWSNTFFGVLEDGQVRITNHQVEASAFFKTLVMNDVSYLGEMDGFYRNRRLLDRILDSGNYLLTIPDWLRDSTLDFHYTMKSNDLVSSSGREIFMADNLNLVRVLGGWITNSTNPTIEDVKQYDLFYLDDFGEAAYRWNLLDDRIDPLIARGYACSNITLVLDNIPYDLAEQVEIGTYGQCGIPSDFTVWGEFIRQMSLRLQSNYGNDANGFRFRIGTESQSAERFQGLEEDYFKFYDYAETAIKSVLSGASVGPFNRAQVGDPSDDIISVQRLAEHCASGTNSASGAIGSTFDWVAHSFYFLANTLHPDDFVPVLNTLYNDVQAVDESYHNLPLEVHEFGPLVTEGYLVASDTGVRGAAQILETLVDLRKIGMDRSYEYKLEEPLVQAEGKVLIHGIGWLYCIFDHLRGGPSWSLPVDVISGSETNSIETLAAVVDDTTYLLVSCWNLNRKVTESSTVTVKIPVGVHSFSEGAQIEQVVFYESNSVYDVIWQDFYDNGMLSAAQISQYENYGKAVTWATTGNGMAADAAAAKQYVIDNWEGYEAVMVDSLDLKTFSGTVQYLDSGEAELTLELPVPSVYVVKMSSD; encoded by the coding sequence ATGACCGCAGCGAGTTGGTCTTTGGGTGTGCTGTCAGAGAACGATACGGTTTATTTTTCTGAAGACGGCTGGACCGTTCGCAATGAAGTTGCGGCAACGGCAGCGTCCGGATCTGTGGGACTCACGCATGTGTTTTTCAACAGCAACATTGCCAATGATTTTCGTTTATTTTCAAACTCGGATTCTGCCCGTCTTCGGGTGACCGGCCGGATTAGAATTTTAGAGGGGGTCACCGGCAAGGTGAATCTGGACGGACGGTGGAACTTTCGCGATACGGATCTGAATGTGGATCATTATGGGAACAACACTCTTGAAATCAGTTGGATGATGGAGGAAACAAGCGGAACGCCGAACGCCAGCCTGAACTATTACGGGAACAACATGAATCCGATCGTGATTCGACCCGGTACGGCCGGAACGGGAAAGTCGGATTACACAGGACGAACAGCTTTGGGAAATGTGGATGTCGAGCTTTCTGTGGTTGCAGATGCCGCCGGCGGGGGCTTGGGACTGGGCGCAGATATCCGCCTGAACAACGCGAGACTGGCCCTGATAGACGGTGGGACGCTTTCAAACGACCAAGTTACCATCACCGGGAGCACATCCGTTTTTGATGTCTCCGGAAGAACAACCGGTGGTTATTCATATAATGGTGTGCTGCGGGGATTCAGCGGGAAGGTGGTCGGCAATCTTTCGCTGAGCGGTGAATTGCGAGCCGGAGACGAAACCGGCGGAATCGGCACGCTCGCATTTGAAGATGAGCTGGAGATTGCATCGGGATGTTCTGTTTATATGGACCTGACCAACAGTGTGGACGGAGCTTTTGACGTCTTGAGCGGTAACGGAACCGGTGTCCTCGCGGTGGATTCGGGCAGCACGTGGGTCTTTGATTTCAGCGGTTGGGACGGTGATGAGCTGTCGAACGGAACGGCTATTCCGGTATTGTCTGATTGGGCGGGAATCTCCGGTGCCAGTGTCAATATTACAACGGTGGATCTTCCCTCCGGATACGACCTCGACACCTCGGTCCTGTTTGACTCCGGAACGGTGACGATGAACGATGTCGGCGGTGCTCCGGCGATGGATATTGTATCTGATAGAGATCAGGTTGTCATTTGTTTGGACGGAGGCTCCGGACGCACCTATACCGTACAAAAGGCCGCCGATTTGGTCGGTGGCGGCTGGAGCAACACCTTTTTCGGGGTGTTGGAGGATGGGCAGGTGCGAATCACCAATCATCAGGTTGAGGCTAGTGCGTTTTTCAAAACTTTGGTGATGAACGATGTTTCCTATCTGGGTGAAATGGACGGGTTTTACCGAAACCGCCGTCTTTTGGATCGAATTCTGGACAGTGGGAATTATCTGCTGACCATTCCGGACTGGCTGCGTGATTCGACGCTGGATTTTCACTATACGATGAAAAGCAATGATTTGGTTTCTTCGTCCGGCAGAGAGATTTTTATGGCGGATAACCTGAATCTGGTCCGGGTGCTTGGCGGCTGGATCACAAACAGCACGAATCCAACGATTGAAGATGTCAAACAGTACGACCTGTTTTATCTGGATGACTTCGGTGAAGCCGCGTATCGCTGGAATCTTCTGGATGACCGTATTGATCCTTTGATTGCGCGTGGATACGCCTGTTCCAACATTACCTTGGTGCTGGATAACATTCCATACGACCTGGCGGAGCAGGTGGAGATCGGTACATACGGCCAGTGTGGAATTCCTTCAGACTTTACCGTGTGGGGCGAGTTTATTCGCCAGATGAGTTTGCGGCTTCAGTCCAACTACGGGAACGATGCGAACGGCTTCCGGTTCAGGATCGGGACCGAGTCACAGAGTGCCGAACGTTTCCAAGGTTTGGAAGAGGACTACTTCAAATTTTACGACTATGCGGAAACCGCGATCAAATCCGTGCTTTCCGGCGCGAGTGTTGGCCCGTTCAACCGCGCCCAGGTCGGCGATCCGTCCGATGACATCATCTCCGTGCAGCGGTTGGCTGAACACTGTGCTTCCGGAACCAATAGTGCCTCCGGAGCAATTGGATCAACCTTCGATTGGGTGGCGCATTCGTTTTATTTTTTGGCGAATACTCTTCATCCGGATGACTTTGTTCCTGTTTTGAATACGCTGTACAACGATGTGCAGGCCGTGGACGAGAGCTATCATAATCTGCCGCTGGAAGTGCATGAGTTCGGACCGCTCGTAACCGAAGGATATCTGGTTGCCTCAGACACCGGTGTGCGGGGTGCCGCGCAGATTTTGGAAACTTTGGTCGATCTGCGCAAAATCGGAATGGATCGTTCCTATGAATACAAGCTGGAGGAGCCGCTGGTTCAGGCGGAGGGAAAGGTGCTGATCCACGGTATTGGCTGGCTCTACTGCATCTTCGATCATCTCCGCGGAGGCCCAAGCTGGAGTCTTCCGGTGGACGTGATCTCCGGCAGCGAAACCAACTCTATCGAAACGTTGGCGGCTGTTGTTGACGATACCACGTATCTGCTGGTTTCCTGCTGGAATCTGAATCGCAAGGTGACGGAGAGTTCTACGGTCACTGTGAAAATTCCGGTTGGTGTTCACAGTTTTTCCGAGGGTGCTCAGATTGAGCAGGTTGTGTTTTATGAAAGCAACTCCGTGTATGATGTGATCTGGCAGGATTTTTATGACAACGGCATGCTGTCTGCCGCTCAGATCAGTCAATACGAAAATTACGGGAAAGCGGTGACCTGGGCAACGACCGGAAACGGGATGGCTGCGGACGCGGCAGCGGCCAAGCAGTACGTCATCGATAACTGGGAGGGATATGAAGCCGTGATGGTCGATTCGCTGGATTTAAAGACCTTTTCCGGAACCGTGCAGTATTTGGATAGCGGAGAGGCAGAGCTCACTTTGGAGCTGCCTGTGCCTTCGGTGTATGTTGTGAAGATGAGTTCGGACTGA
- a CDS encoding nucleoside hydrolase: MGTRVVVNDSMNVFLDFDIGGDVDDMMCLAFLLACDEFDLKGISTVLWNVWERAEEALTFLQAAGHCHVPVACGCSSTMAPNFRHPDRIGYDQWARGFKLCEQAQIAGFEDSADRPLPIHGVDFLIDRCMREHEQVIPVLTAVLTDMAMALVKEPRLCDVVPQLAIMAGEFESDHIEQNIRCDVTAADIVFRSNLKATVIPFKVGVDCRLCEEEVRAIGESEKPSLKLLYRAIRGWQEYCREDSALAGPCLFDPCVPIALLRPEFFQWKQGRVLVDTGAGDSCGRTRFEEDALGPHRLAVSVDRDLVVGFFMERILGNA; encoded by the coding sequence ATGGGAACAAGAGTTGTTGTGAACGATTCGATGAATGTTTTTTTGGATTTCGATATTGGCGGAGATGTGGATGACATGATGTGCCTGGCATTTTTGCTGGCATGTGATGAGTTTGATCTGAAAGGAATTTCCACCGTGTTGTGGAACGTATGGGAACGGGCGGAAGAAGCTTTGACCTTTTTGCAGGCCGCCGGTCATTGTCACGTTCCGGTTGCTTGCGGGTGTTCATCAACAATGGCGCCCAATTTTCGCCATCCGGACCGCATTGGATATGACCAATGGGCACGGGGTTTTAAGCTGTGTGAACAGGCGCAAATTGCCGGGTTTGAGGATTCTGCCGACAGGCCGCTTCCCATTCATGGAGTGGATTTTCTGATTGATCGCTGTATGCGTGAGCATGAGCAGGTGATTCCGGTTCTGACGGCGGTGCTGACTGATATGGCAATGGCTTTGGTGAAGGAGCCGCGTCTTTGTGACGTTGTGCCTCAGCTGGCCATTATGGCGGGAGAATTTGAAAGCGACCATATTGAACAGAATATTCGCTGCGATGTAACAGCCGCTGATATTGTATTTCGTTCTAATTTAAAAGCTACAGTGATTCCGTTCAAGGTCGGTGTTGACTGCCGGCTTTGTGAAGAGGAAGTCCGGGCAATTGGAGAGTCGGAAAAACCGTCATTAAAGTTGTTATACAGAGCGATTCGAGGTTGGCAGGAATATTGCAGGGAAGACAGTGCGTTGGCAGGGCCCTGTCTCTTCGATCCATGCGTTCCGATAGCGCTGCTTCGACCTGAGTTTTTTCAATGGAAACAGGGCCGGGTTTTAGTAGATACCGGCGCGGGCGACAGCTGCGGCAGGACCCGGTTTGAGGAGGATGCGCTTGGTCCGCATCGACTGGCCGTCAGTGTAGACCGTGATCTGGTGGTTGGGTTTTTTATGGAACGTATTCTGGGTAATGCATAA
- a CDS encoding class I adenylate-forming enzyme family protein, which translates to MQYNEENIADTLLRNGKPQSPAILQGRNVTSYEALRKMTCDIGCALTKVSEKGECIGLISENSPFCVAAYLGTIHAGRVTVPLPGDISDQLLAHIVNSTKMKAAFVSGRYVKKHDPGLTKLGVQILDENILSTRNADVQMPTINPREDLASIMFTSGSTGTAKGVMVTHRNIECNSRDIIQYLDLTPSDRVMAVLPLHYCFGASLLHTHLMAGGSVVLNNQFMYPESVLDDMEKWECTGLAGVPSTYQILLRKTSLRQRNLPKLRWFQQAGGKLPNPFISEILESFSAARFFLMYGQTEATARLSYLPPERLTDKLGSIGKGLPSTRLEVLQKDGRPVCWGSDEIGEIVASGDNITKGYWADEAETAKFFRNGKLYTGDLARVDSDGFIFVQDRARDFIKTGGKRVGAKEVEDVICELKEIIEAAIIGVPHETMGEMLKAYLVVKSGTALEAEEVRHHVAGRLEAYKVPESVEFISHLPKNSAGKVLKPKLREINQAPA; encoded by the coding sequence ATGCAATACAACGAAGAAAATATTGCGGACACCCTGTTGCGTAACGGGAAACCGCAAAGCCCCGCGATCTTACAAGGTCGTAACGTAACCAGTTACGAAGCCCTCCGCAAAATGACCTGCGATATCGGGTGCGCCTTAACCAAAGTCAGCGAAAAAGGCGAATGCATCGGGCTCATTTCTGAAAACAGCCCCTTTTGCGTCGCGGCCTATCTGGGAACGATCCATGCTGGGAGAGTAACAGTCCCCCTGCCGGGAGATATTTCAGATCAGCTTCTCGCCCATATCGTCAACAGCACAAAAATGAAGGCTGCCTTTGTCTCCGGGCGCTACGTAAAAAAGCACGACCCCGGACTGACGAAACTGGGCGTGCAGATTCTAGATGAAAACATCCTATCGACTCGCAACGCCGACGTTCAGATGCCGACAATAAACCCCCGCGAAGATCTGGCATCAATCATGTTCACCTCCGGGTCGACCGGCACCGCCAAAGGAGTCATGGTCACGCACCGGAACATTGAGTGCAACAGCCGCGACATCATTCAATACCTCGACCTCACACCTTCCGACCGCGTCATGGCTGTCCTGCCGCTCCACTACTGCTTCGGCGCTTCGCTGCTCCATACTCACCTGATGGCCGGAGGCAGTGTCGTTCTGAACAACCAGTTCATGTATCCGGAGAGCGTTCTCGACGATATGGAAAAATGGGAATGCACCGGCCTCGCGGGGGTCCCCTCCACCTACCAGATCCTGCTGCGCAAAACCTCTCTCCGGCAACGGAATCTGCCAAAACTGCGCTGGTTCCAGCAGGCAGGCGGAAAGCTGCCGAACCCGTTCATCAGCGAGATCCTGGAATCATTCAGTGCGGCACGATTTTTCCTGATGTACGGACAAACCGAAGCCACCGCCCGGCTCAGCTATCTTCCGCCGGAACGGCTGACGGACAAACTGGGCTCCATTGGCAAAGGACTCCCCTCCACCCGGCTGGAAGTTTTGCAGAAGGACGGTCGCCCGGTCTGCTGGGGCTCGGATGAAATCGGTGAAATTGTGGCCAGTGGCGACAACATCACCAAGGGCTACTGGGCGGACGAAGCCGAGACCGCAAAATTTTTCCGTAACGGGAAGCTCTACACCGGAGATCTCGCACGCGTAGACAGCGACGGCTTCATTTTCGTACAGGACCGCGCCCGCGATTTCATTAAAACCGGCGGCAAACGCGTCGGGGCAAAGGAAGTGGAAGACGTGATCTGCGAACTAAAGGAAATCATCGAAGCCGCAATCATCGGCGTGCCGCATGAAACCATGGGCGAAATGCTGAAAGCGTATCTGGTTGTCAAAAGCGGCACAGCGCTCGAGGCGGAAGAGGTCCGCCATCATGTTGCCGGCAGGCTGGAAGCATACAAGGTGCCGGAGAGTGTTGAATTCATCAGCCACCTGCCGAAAAACAGTGCAGGCAAGGTGCTAAAACCAAAGTTGAGAGAAATTAATCAGGCACCTGCATGA
- a CDS encoding AraC family transcriptional regulator: MNVKVAFKVTVKKGDTVSAGPHQHDFLELVYFLKGTGKTTIGKDTYPVRANSFCLIPPHETHSQVSETAITSICLCIGNSGLESSPGVWVDTEGEVRYYLEELMGELSGKRSAYLKITEGLLITTVGLIKRVIKENIPQDRKQAIVSKALYIIESKSGNLSIDDIAGQLFVSKDYLRHLFTQYTGLSPVKAIINARIEHAKSLLRNSELSIANIAEMCGFENQYYFSRLFKKVAGCTPSVFRRK; the protein is encoded by the coding sequence ATGAACGTAAAAGTCGCATTTAAAGTAACCGTTAAAAAAGGTGACACCGTATCTGCCGGACCTCATCAGCACGACTTTCTGGAACTGGTTTACTTCCTCAAAGGAACCGGGAAAACAACTATTGGAAAAGATACATATCCGGTTCGGGCCAACAGCTTTTGCCTGATTCCACCTCATGAAACACACTCTCAGGTTTCAGAAACCGCCATCACGTCCATCTGCCTGTGCATTGGCAACAGCGGGCTGGAATCATCGCCCGGCGTTTGGGTCGATACAGAAGGAGAAGTGAGATACTATCTCGAAGAACTAATGGGAGAACTTTCAGGAAAACGCTCGGCCTATCTGAAAATCACAGAAGGTTTGTTAATCACCACCGTGGGACTGATTAAGCGGGTGATTAAAGAAAACATTCCTCAAGACCGCAAACAGGCCATTGTATCCAAAGCTTTATATATCATCGAATCTAAAAGCGGAAACCTATCGATAGACGACATTGCCGGCCAACTCTTTGTAAGTAAGGATTACCTGCGCCATTTATTCACCCAATACACCGGACTGTCACCGGTAAAAGCCATCATCAATGCCCGCATTGAGCACGCCAAATCTTTGCTGCGGAATTCAGAGCTGTCGATCGCCAACATTGCCGAAATGTGTGGATTTGAAAATCAGTATTATTTCTCACGCCTGTTTAAAAAAGTTGCCGGCTGCACTCCGTCCGTATTCCGCAGGAAATAA
- a CDS encoding AraC family transcriptional regulator, which translates to MDIKIAFKVTVEKGDLISAKNHRHESMELVYFLSGTGQTMIGDDIYRIQSNCFCLIPPNTTHSQTSESDITSICLRFDNCELDSPIGLWVDADGKIKDYLEKLMEELSYQRPAYSLVTKGLATTITGLIQRAINENVPQDRKQALISKAMKIIEGKDGNLSIDEVAGQLFISKNYFRHLFTQYTGQSPIKAIINARIEHAKHLLLNTDFPIAKIAENCGVENPYYFSKMFKNITGATPSAFRNKPSSSDS; encoded by the coding sequence ATGGATATAAAAATCGCATTTAAAGTAACGGTGGAAAAAGGAGACTTAATTTCTGCTAAAAACCACAGGCATGAATCCATGGAATTGGTTTATTTTCTATCAGGAACGGGGCAAACCATGATTGGAGATGACATTTATCGAATTCAAAGCAATTGTTTCTGTCTGATTCCCCCCAATACAACCCACAGCCAGACATCGGAATCAGACATTACCTCTATCTGCCTGCGGTTCGATAACTGCGAGCTGGATTCCCCGATTGGGCTCTGGGTGGACGCCGACGGAAAAATCAAAGACTATTTAGAAAAACTGATGGAAGAACTCTCCTACCAGCGTCCGGCATACTCCCTTGTAACAAAAGGACTGGCAACGACCATCACCGGACTGATCCAGAGAGCGATCAACGAAAATGTTCCACAGGATCGGAAACAGGCCCTGATTTCAAAAGCCATGAAAATTATTGAGGGGAAAGATGGCAACCTTTCCATTGATGAAGTCGCGGGACAACTGTTCATCAGCAAAAATTATTTTCGGCATCTCTTCACCCAATATACCGGACAGTCACCGATCAAAGCGATTATCAATGCCCGAATTGAACATGCAAAACACCTTCTTCTAAACACCGACTTCCCAATCGCAAAAATTGCCGAAAACTGCGGAGTCGAAAACCCATACTATTTCTCGAAAATGTTTAAGAATATAACCGGCGCCACTCCATCAGCATTCCGAAACAAGCCGTCTTCCTCCGATTCATAA
- a CDS encoding aldolase catalytic domain-containing protein — translation MIEVLGRFFSLGFCHQQFIELNTDIADANKLNNDVDFLISMRIISHQLGDAFMSTFEGTGIKNLKVRGGVYYWRQKIDGIQFSESLQTRDREEALRRMAEKAEAAKSGDILKEKSMTKQKDISAESVDCWPQLKVLDCTIRDGGLMNNHKFSNEFVRGVHKALVASGIDYMEIGYKADKKLFSADDYGIWKMCDEEDLKAFFGDEDPGVKISVMADVGRTNHSDIAPRDQSMIDLVRVACYIHQIPAALDMVRDAKEKGYETSVNLMAISTVPEFELNKGLELIGRCEAADMLYLVDSFGSLYYEQIEDLMRRYRGAMQHGQQIGIHAHNNQQMAYVNTVCSAINGATMLDSTIDGLGRGAGNCPTELLLGFLRNPKFHQRPIIEAVEKLMIPLHEQIDWGYSIPYMITAQMNEHPRSAIKMRESEGKNQLVSFYDEIHDQ, via the coding sequence GTGATTGAAGTTTTGGGTCGGTTTTTCTCGCTCGGCTTCTGCCATCAGCAATTTATTGAGCTTAATACTGATATTGCCGATGCGAACAAGTTGAACAACGATGTTGACTTTTTGATCTCAATGCGCATCATCTCGCATCAGTTAGGTGATGCGTTTATGAGTACTTTTGAAGGAACAGGGATCAAAAATCTTAAGGTGCGGGGCGGAGTGTACTACTGGCGCCAGAAAATTGACGGAATTCAGTTTTCGGAGTCGCTGCAGACCCGTGACCGCGAGGAAGCTTTGAGACGAATGGCGGAAAAAGCCGAAGCCGCGAAGAGCGGAGACATTTTAAAGGAGAAATCAATGACGAAACAGAAAGATATCAGCGCGGAGTCGGTCGACTGCTGGCCGCAGCTCAAAGTGCTGGACTGCACCATCCGCGATGGCGGACTGATGAATAATCATAAATTCAGCAATGAATTTGTCAGAGGCGTTCATAAAGCGCTGGTCGCTTCCGGAATCGACTATATGGAAATTGGTTACAAGGCGGATAAAAAGCTGTTCAGTGCAGATGATTACGGAATCTGGAAAATGTGTGATGAAGAGGATCTGAAAGCATTTTTCGGGGATGAGGATCCCGGTGTAAAAATCAGTGTTATGGCGGATGTCGGCCGCACCAATCACAGCGATATTGCGCCGCGAGACCAGAGCATGATTGATTTGGTTCGCGTCGCCTGCTATATCCACCAGATTCCGGCTGCGCTTGATATGGTGCGCGATGCTAAGGAAAAAGGATATGAGACATCGGTCAATCTGATGGCAATCTCGACTGTTCCGGAGTTTGAACTCAACAAGGGGCTGGAGTTGATCGGACGGTGTGAAGCAGCAGATATGCTGTACCTTGTTGACAGTTTCGGGTCCCTCTATTATGAGCAGATTGAAGATTTGATGCGCCGTTATCGCGGCGCAATGCAGCACGGTCAGCAGATCGGAATCCATGCGCACAATAATCAGCAGATGGCCTATGTGAATACTGTCTGTTCGGCCATTAATGGTGCAACCATGCTGGACTCCACCATCGACGGTCTCGGTCGCGGTGCGGGCAATTGTCCGACGGAACTGCTGCTCGGGTTTCTGCGCAATCCGAAGTTCCATCAGCGGCCGATTATTGAGGCGGTTGAGAAGCTGATGATTCCTCTGCATGAGCAGATCGACTGGGGCTACAGCATTCCCTATATGATCACCGCCCAGATGAACGAACATCCGCGATCAGCCATCAAGATGCGTGAGAGTGAGGGTAAAAATCAACTGGTCTCTTTTTATGATGAAATTCATGACCAGTAA
- a CDS encoding sulfatase family protein, whose translation MAFVIWGAAGCVAKSQPNIIIIYSDDHGYADIGANGMADDIRTPNIDSLAKDGIRMTAGYVSAPQCGPSRAGLMTGRYQERFGFDYNGQGPLRKSETTIAQRLKEAGYVTGMVGKWHLAPEWHRDRGWLKQNAPQFKNSGKQEPPEFEKYALGFSPNAFGFSEYFWGLHNKYRINYTLDGDVLDEEQVQTFDTFRVDTQSEAALSFIDRNHKKPFFLYLAYYAPHVPVEATEKYLARFPGEMPTRRRYALAMISAMDDGVGRIREKLDRYGIDDNTLIFFIADNGAPTKIDKEDKPLSVPLNAWDGSLNDPWVGEKGMVTDGGIRVPYLVCWPGKLPKGKVYDKPVLQLDATATVLAAAGVNAGDSLDGVNLIPHLTGDDNGAPHEDLYWRFWNQAAMRSGRWKYLYLPDGRRWLFDMESEEHEHKNLIDQYPETAENLHKNLKAWCGELQNKGLPDKPLNNQEKAWYTHYLK comes from the coding sequence ATGGCTTTTGTCATATGGGGCGCAGCCGGTTGTGTTGCGAAGTCGCAGCCGAATATTATCATCATTTACAGCGACGATCATGGATATGCCGACATTGGCGCCAACGGAATGGCCGATGATATCCGTACGCCGAACATTGATTCGCTGGCGAAGGATGGGATTCGTATGACGGCCGGATATGTGTCGGCTCCGCAGTGCGGGCCGTCGCGTGCGGGATTGATGACGGGCCGTTATCAGGAGCGGTTTGGGTTTGATTACAACGGGCAGGGGCCGCTGCGCAAGTCGGAAACAACCATCGCTCAGCGGCTGAAAGAGGCTGGGTATGTGACCGGGATGGTCGGCAAGTGGCACCTTGCGCCGGAGTGGCACCGTGATCGCGGCTGGCTGAAGCAGAATGCCCCGCAGTTCAAAAATTCAGGCAAACAAGAGCCGCCGGAATTTGAAAAGTATGCTCTGGGCTTTTCTCCGAATGCGTTTGGTTTTTCAGAATACTTCTGGGGGCTGCATAACAAATACCGGATCAACTATACTCTGGACGGCGATGTGCTGGATGAAGAGCAGGTTCAGACTTTTGATACATTCCGGGTGGATACACAAAGTGAAGCCGCACTGTCCTTTATCGACCGGAATCACAAAAAGCCGTTCTTTCTCTATCTGGCCTATTACGCGCCGCACGTTCCGGTGGAAGCCACGGAAAAATATCTGGCCCGTTTCCCCGGCGAAATGCCGACCCGTCGCCGCTATGCACTGGCGATGATTTCGGCGATGGATGACGGGGTCGGTCGCATTCGCGAAAAGCTGGATCGTTACGGGATTGATGACAACACGTTGATCTTTTTCATCGCTGACAACGGAGCTCCGACAAAAATTGACAAAGAAGATAAACCGCTGTCGGTTCCACTGAACGCATGGGACGGTTCACTGAATGATCCATGGGTCGGTGAAAAGGGCATGGTGACTGATGGCGGTATTCGGGTTCCGTATCTTGTCTGCTGGCCGGGCAAGCTCCCGAAAGGAAAAGTTTACGACAAACCGGTTCTGCAACTGGATGCCACAGCGACCGTGCTGGCAGCTGCCGGCGTGAACGCAGGTGACTCACTGGACGGCGTGAACCTGATACCGCATTTGACCGGCGATGACAATGGTGCGCCTCATGAAGATCTGTACTGGCGCTTCTGGAACCAGGCAGCGATGCGGTCCGGGCGCTGGAAATACCTTTATCTGCCGGATGGACGGCGCTGGCTCTTTGATATGGAAAGTGAAGAGCACGAGCACAAAAACCTGATCGACCAGTATCCGGAAACTGCCGAGAACCTGCACAAAAATCTGAAGGCGTGGTGCGGCGAGCTGCAGAACAAAGGCCTGCCGGACAAGCCATTGAACAACCAGGAAAAAGCGTGGTATACGCATTACCTGAAATAG